The DNA segment GTCAGCTTATTTCTTTAGCAGTTTTTTATCATAAATAAACTAGAATACCAAAATAGTTTATAAGTGATTAGAATTTAGAGGAGGAAACAGCATGAAAAAAGACTACCGGAATTATCTATCTCTCTTATTGGTCGCTTTACTACTTACCGGTTGCTCCCAAACAGCCAAGGTAAGCGAGGATATACCGTTAGTACGGACGCAAACCATTTCACTTGGCGCCAACAACCAAAATCCGGGGTATTCCGGCGAAGTGCGCGGTCGGTATGAAGCAGCACTTTCCTTTCAGACTGGCGGCAAAATTATTCAACGCCAGGTTGAAGCCGGCACCCATGTCAAGGCCGGCGATGTTCTCTTAACAATTGATCCCAAGGATATTCAACAAACTGTCAACCTGACTGCCGCCCAAGTAGCTTCCGCCGATTCCCAGCTTCACTTAGCCCAAAGCAATCTGGCGAGATATGAAAAGCTCTACGAACAGGGAGCCATCAGCCGTGCTCAGCTTGATCAGTACCAAAATGCCTATGAGGTGGCTCAGGCAGCGGTAAATCAAGCATCAGCCCAATATGCCCAAGGTAATAATCAACTCAACTATAGCCAGCTTACGGCCGACAGTGACGGAGTGATCGCCGCTATTAACGTCGAAGCCGGCCAGGTAGTCAGTGCCGGTCAGACTGTACTGACATTAGTAAAAGACGGGACGCGGGAAATCGAAATCAATATCCCGGAAAATAAGCTGGAAGAATTAAAAAATGCCTCCCATATCCAAGTTACCTTTTGGGCCTTGCCCGGCATTACCAGCGAAGGAAAAGTAAGAGAAATAGCTCCTATGGCCGACAAAGTAACCCGTACTTATAAGGCTCGCATTTCGCTAGTCAACCCACCGGCTGGTCTGCAATTGGGCATGACTGCAACGGTAAATATAAGCCAAACCGGCAGCCAGTCCATCTTTATTCCCCTGGCCGCGTTATACCAGACCGGCGATATGCCAAATGTATGGGTTGTAACCGATAATCAGGTTGCGCTGAGACCGGTTAAGGTCGGTGCCTTTGGCGACAATGCTGTGGAAATTCTGGACGGACTGCACGAAGGGGATGTAATTGTTTGCGCCGGTGTCCAGAAACTCCATGAAGGACAGAAGGTGCGTCTATGAGCCGGCTTAATCTGACCGAATGGTCGTTAAATCACAAGCAACTGGTCTATTTCTTTATTGCCATTATATTTATGGCTGGCATATTTTCCTATCAGAAACTTGGCCGGATGGAAGACCCCGACTTCGTTATCAGACAAATGATTGTATCGGTTGCCTGGCCGGGAGCTACAGCCCGCGAAATGGAAGAACAGGTAACAG comes from the Propionispora hippei DSM 15287 genome and includes:
- a CDS encoding efflux RND transporter periplasmic adaptor subunit, producing MKKDYRNYLSLLLVALLLTGCSQTAKVSEDIPLVRTQTISLGANNQNPGYSGEVRGRYEAALSFQTGGKIIQRQVEAGTHVKAGDVLLTIDPKDIQQTVNLTAAQVASADSQLHLAQSNLARYEKLYEQGAISRAQLDQYQNAYEVAQAAVNQASAQYAQGNNQLNYSQLTADSDGVIAAINVEAGQVVSAGQTVLTLVKDGTREIEINIPENKLEELKNASHIQVTFWALPGITSEGKVREIAPMADKVTRTYKARISLVNPPAGLQLGMTATVNISQTGSQSIFIPLAALYQTGDMPNVWVVTDNQVALRPVKVGAFGDNAVEILDGLHEGDVIVCAGVQKLHEGQKVRL